A window of the Polaribacter sp. HaHaR_3_91 genome harbors these coding sequences:
- a CDS encoding DUF2752 domain-containing protein, with protein sequence MFLITNDYLLPCLNKSLFGIDCPGCGIQRAFMLLIKGDFVAAFKMYPAIYTLLLFGLFILITFKSRFKNKQKIIISFATINVLVIVISYCIKMKPLFTL encoded by the coding sequence ATGTTTTTAATTACAAATGATTATTTGCTGCCTTGTTTAAATAAATCTCTTTTCGGGATAGATTGTCCAGGTTGCGGAATTCAAAGAGCATTTATGCTGCTTATAAAAGGAGACTTTGTAGCTGCTTTTAAAATGTATCCTGCAATTTACACATTACTATTATTTGGTCTATTTATATTGATAACCTTTAAATCGAGATTTAAGAACAAGCAGAAAATAATTATATCATTTGCAACGATAAACGTGCTAGTTATCGTAATTAGTTACTGTATTAAAATGAAACCTTTATTTACACTTTAA
- a CDS encoding aminotransferase class I/II-fold pyridoxal phosphate-dependent enzyme, translated as MAKDLFERIEADKGPLGKWAKQAEGYYVFPKLEGPISNRMSFNGKKVVTWSINDYLGLANHPEVLKVDGAAAAEHGMAYPMGARMMSGHTEFHEQLEKECAEFVEKDAAYLVNFGYQGMVSAIDALVTKNDIIVYDMDTHACIIDGVRLHAGKRFVYKHNDMESFEKNIKRAQRMAEKTGGGILVISEGVFGMRGEQGRLKEIVAFKKEYNFRLLVDDAHGFGTLGKDGKGTGVEQGVQDEIDVYFATFAKSMAGIGAFFAGNKEVIQYLQYNMRSQMFAKSLPMAMVKGALKRLDMLRTMPELKETLWRNTNALQSGLRDAGFDLGTTQTCITPVFLKGDIPEAMAMVNDLRENHGIFCSIVVYPVIPKGLIILRLIPTTTHTQEDIDETITAFSAIRELLENGTYKKIAASMV; from the coding sequence ATGGCGAAAGATTTATTTGAAAGAATAGAAGCAGATAAAGGTCCCTTAGGTAAATGGGCAAAACAAGCAGAAGGCTATTATGTTTTTCCAAAGTTAGAAGGACCAATCTCTAACAGGATGTCTTTTAATGGTAAGAAAGTTGTTACTTGGAGTATCAACGATTATTTAGGTTTGGCTAATCATCCTGAAGTTTTAAAGGTAGATGGTGCTGCAGCTGCAGAACATGGTATGGCTTACCCAATGGGTGCTAGAATGATGTCTGGACATACAGAATTTCATGAACAATTAGAAAAAGAATGTGCAGAATTTGTTGAAAAAGATGCTGCATATTTGGTAAACTTTGGATACCAAGGTATGGTGTCTGCTATTGATGCTTTAGTAACTAAAAACGATATTATTGTCTATGACATGGATACACATGCGTGTATTATAGATGGTGTTCGTTTGCATGCTGGTAAACGTTTTGTTTACAAGCACAACGACATGGAAAGTTTTGAGAAAAACATTAAGCGTGCTCAAAGAATGGCAGAGAAAACAGGCGGTGGAATCTTAGTGATTTCTGAAGGTGTTTTTGGAATGCGTGGAGAGCAGGGGCGTTTAAAAGAAATTGTTGCTTTTAAAAAAGAATATAATTTTAGACTTTTAGTAGATGATGCTCATGGTTTTGGTACCTTAGGTAAAGACGGTAAAGGAACAGGAGTAGAGCAAGGAGTACAAGATGAAATAGATGTATATTTTGCAACGTTTGCAAAGTCTATGGCAGGTATAGGAGCTTTCTTTGCAGGTAATAAAGAAGTAATACAGTATTTACAATACAATATGCGTTCTCAGATGTTTGCTAAATCATTGCCAATGGCAATGGTGAAAGGAGCATTAAAACGTTTAGATATGTTGCGTACAATGCCTGAGTTAAAAGAAACTTTGTGGAGAAACACAAATGCTTTACAATCTGGTTTACGTGATGCTGGTTTCGATTTAGGAACTACACAAACATGTATTACACCAGTATTCTTAAAGGGAGATATACCAGAAGCAATGGCTATGGTAAATGATTTACGTGAAAACCACGGGATTTTCTGTTCTATTGTTGTATATCCTGTAATACCAAAAGGATTAATTATTTTAAGATTAATTCCAACTACAACACATACACAAGAAGATATAGACGAAACAATTACTGCATTTTCCGCAATTAGAGAATTGTTAGAAAACGGTACTTATAAAAAGATTGCAGCTTCTATGGTGTAA
- a CDS encoding DEAD/DEAH box helicase translates to MSTFLELGLKEPINRALTDLGYEKPTVIQEKAIPQIISSTDDLKAFAQTGTGKTAAFSLPILELLDTSSKNVQAIILSPTRELAVQIGNNIKDFCKYLPDVKVATVYGGSSMEDQIRSLKRGAQIVVGTPGRTVDLINRRALKLGNVQWLVLDEADEMLNMGFKDELDKVLEATPETKQTLLFSATFPREVESIAKNYMTKPVEITSGEKNTGSDNVTHEFYGVTERTRYPALKRIADLNPDIYAIIFCRTRRETQEVADNLIKDGYSADALHGDLSQAQRDSVMGKFRKKTIQILVATDVAARGLDVTELTHVINHKLPDQIENYTHRSGRTGRAGNKGISIVLVNGKEKGKLRQIERIIKKKFLEGKVPSGKEIVQNQLMNLIDKVQNTEVNESEMEEFLPNIYEKLESLDREELIKKFVSLEFNTMLKYYENSKDLNDLSSRDNSRARMENENMTRFFINIGRKDNLNPGKLIGLINDQNIGDKIEIGSIDILDTFSFFELDKNFEDQTLEAFASNQPDFDGRSVNIEITKKERSGGGRRGGKKPFGKKDGGFGRRRGSEGSSRGGDSSSRGRSDRRSSDRPDRANRSSGSASGERRSSGGFGRKRRES, encoded by the coding sequence ATGTCAACATTTTTAGAATTAGGTTTAAAAGAACCGATTAACAGAGCATTGACGGATTTAGGTTACGAAAAACCTACCGTAATTCAGGAAAAAGCAATTCCACAAATTATTTCATCTACAGACGATTTAAAAGCATTTGCACAAACAGGTACAGGTAAAACTGCTGCTTTTAGTTTGCCAATATTAGAGCTTTTAGATACAAGCAGTAAAAACGTACAAGCAATTATTTTATCACCAACAAGAGAACTTGCAGTTCAGATTGGTAATAATATTAAAGACTTTTGTAAGTATTTACCGGATGTTAAAGTAGCTACCGTATATGGTGGTTCTAGTATGGAAGATCAAATTAGATCTTTAAAAAGAGGTGCACAAATAGTAGTTGGAACTCCAGGTAGAACTGTAGATTTAATTAACAGAAGAGCTTTAAAATTAGGAAACGTTCAATGGTTAGTCTTAGACGAAGCTGATGAAATGTTAAACATGGGTTTTAAAGACGAGTTAGATAAAGTCTTAGAAGCTACTCCAGAAACAAAACAAACCTTATTGTTTTCTGCAACTTTCCCTAGAGAGGTAGAGTCTATTGCAAAAAACTATATGACAAAACCAGTAGAAATTACTTCTGGTGAAAAAAATACAGGTTCAGATAATGTAACTCATGAGTTTTATGGAGTTACAGAAAGAACACGTTACCCAGCATTAAAAAGAATAGCAGATTTAAACCCTGATATTTATGCAATTATTTTTTGTAGAACTCGTAGAGAAACACAAGAGGTTGCAGACAATTTAATAAAAGACGGTTATAGTGCAGATGCTTTACACGGAGATTTATCTCAAGCACAAAGAGATTCTGTAATGGGTAAATTCCGTAAGAAAACAATTCAGATTTTAGTAGCTACAGATGTTGCTGCTCGTGGATTGGATGTTACTGAATTAACACACGTAATAAACCATAAATTACCAGACCAGATAGAAAACTACACACACAGAAGTGGTAGAACCGGTAGAGCTGGTAACAAAGGTATTTCTATTGTTTTAGTTAACGGTAAAGAAAAAGGGAAATTACGTCAGATTGAAAGAATCATTAAGAAGAAATTCTTAGAAGGTAAAGTTCCTTCTGGAAAAGAAATTGTTCAAAATCAATTAATGAATTTAATTGATAAGGTTCAAAATACGGAAGTAAACGAATCTGAAATGGAGGAGTTTTTACCAAATATTTATGAGAAACTAGAATCTTTAGATAGAGAAGAGTTAATCAAAAAATTTGTTTCTTTAGAATTTAATACCATGTTAAAGTATTATGAGAACTCTAAAGATTTAAACGATCTATCTTCTAGAGACAACTCTAGAGCTAGAATGGAGAATGAAAACATGACCCGTTTCTTTATCAATATTGGTAGAAAAGACAACTTAAACCCAGGTAAATTAATTGGTTTAATTAACGACCAAAATATTGGAGATAAGATTGAAATTGGTTCTATAGATATTTTAGATACTTTCTCTTTCTTTGAACTTGATAAAAATTTCGAAGACCAAACATTAGAAGCTTTTGCTAGCAACCAACCAGATTTTGACGGACGCTCTGTAAACATAGAGATTACTAAGAAAGAACGTTCTGGTGGTGGACGAAGAGGAGGTAAAAAACCTTTCGGTAAAAAAGATGGTGGTTTTGGAAGACGTAGAGGTTCTGAAGGTTCTTCTAGAGGTGGAGATTCTTCTAGTAGAGGAAGATCTGACAGACGTTCTTCTGATAGACCAGACAGAGCTAACAGAAGTTCAGGTAGTGCTTCTGGAGAGAGAAGATCTTCTGGCGGTTTTGGAAGAAAACGTAGAGAAAGCTAA
- a CDS encoding YbaB/EbfC family nucleoid-associated protein: MLGDLSGMMNKLKEAQQKVEETKTRLNTVLVDEVAADGKLKIILTANREIKSISIDNSLLEDAEELEDYLILSLNKAIEKATKINDAEMAVAAKSGMPNIPGMDMFK, from the coding sequence ATGTTAGGAGACTTATCAGGAATGATGAATAAGCTTAAAGAAGCTCAGCAAAAAGTAGAAGAAACAAAAACAAGATTAAACACTGTTTTAGTAGATGAAGTAGCCGCAGATGGTAAACTAAAAATAATATTAACAGCAAACAGAGAAATTAAATCTATTTCTATAGATAATTCTTTGCTTGAAGATGCCGAAGAATTAGAAGACTATTTAATTCTTTCTTTAAATAAAGCTATCGAAAAAGCAACTAAAATTAATGATGCAGAAATGGCTGTTGCCGCTAAAAGCGGAATGCCAAACATACCAGGAATGGACATGTTTAAATAA
- a CDS encoding PLP-dependent cysteine synthase family protein: MTRNKGITNSILDLVGETPLIKLHKITKNLPGGYYAKFEAFNPGHSAKDRIALHIVQNAEKKGILKKGATIVETTSGNTGFSLAMISIVKGYKCILAVSDKSSKDKIDLLKSMGAEVHVCPANVAPEDPRSYYEVAKAIHKQTKNSVYINQYFNELNTEAHYRTTGPEIWEQTGGKITHLVVASGTGGTISGSGKYLKEQNPNIKVLGVDAIGSVLKKYHETRELDLNEVSPYKIEGLGKNLIPTATDFDVIDIYEKVSDKEAALEARNIVRKEGIFPGYTSGAVMQATKQYAAKDMFNEDSFVVLIFADHGSRYMNKIYSDDWMKENNFL, from the coding sequence ATGACGAGAAACAAAGGAATTACCAATTCAATATTAGATTTAGTAGGTGAAACCCCGCTAATTAAACTTCATAAGATTACAAAAAATCTACCTGGCGGCTATTACGCAAAGTTCGAAGCTTTTAATCCAGGTCATTCAGCAAAAGATAGAATTGCTTTACACATTGTACAAAACGCAGAGAAAAAAGGCATCCTTAAAAAGGGAGCTACCATTGTAGAAACTACTTCAGGTAATACTGGTTTTAGTTTGGCAATGATAAGTATTGTTAAAGGGTATAAATGTATATTAGCAGTAAGTGATAAATCTTCTAAAGATAAAATAGATTTACTAAAATCGATGGGAGCAGAGGTACATGTTTGTCCTGCAAATGTAGCACCAGAAGACCCAAGATCTTATTATGAAGTTGCCAAAGCAATACATAAACAAACAAAGAATTCAGTTTATATAAATCAATACTTTAATGAGCTAAATACAGAGGCACATTATAGAACAACTGGACCAGAAATTTGGGAACAAACGGGAGGTAAGATCACACATTTAGTGGTTGCAAGTGGTACAGGAGGTACTATATCTGGTTCTGGTAAATATTTAAAAGAACAAAATCCGAATATTAAAGTACTCGGAGTGGATGCAATAGGTTCTGTATTAAAGAAATATCATGAAACTAGAGAGCTAGATTTAAATGAAGTAAGTCCGTATAAGATTGAAGGATTGGGTAAAAACTTAATTCCTACGGCTACCGATTTTGATGTGATAGATATCTATGAAAAAGTATCGGATAAAGAAGCTGCTTTAGAGGCTAGAAACATTGTTCGAAAAGAAGGTATTTTTCCAGGATATACAAGTGGAGCTGTTATGCAAGCTACCAAACAATATGCTGCAAAAGATATGTTTAATGAAGATAGTTTTGTAGTGTTAATTTTTGCAGATCATGGATCTCGTTATATGAATAAAATTTATAGCGATGATTGGATGAAAGAAAATAATTTTTTGTAA
- a CDS encoding CCC motif membrane protein, whose protein sequence is MEKQNLPNATTSLVLGILSLVTCICYGIIGLPLGIIALVLGNKAIKEYNLNPENYNSVGNATAGKITGIIGILLNAIFLLVIVWFFYQIGLATLEDPALLEQRINEIFGQ, encoded by the coding sequence ATGGAAAAACAAAATTTACCCAATGCAACCACTTCTTTAGTACTTGGTATTTTATCTTTAGTAACTTGTATTTGTTATGGAATTATAGGGCTGCCTTTAGGTATTATCGCTTTAGTTTTAGGTAACAAAGCTATAAAAGAATACAATTTAAACCCAGAAAACTACAATAGCGTTGGTAACGCTACTGCTGGGAAAATAACAGGAATTATTGGTATACTCTTAAACGCAATTTTTTTATTGGTAATTGTATGGTTCTTTTACCAAATAGGTCTAGCAACTTTAGAAGACCCAGCCTTATTAGAACAAAGAATAAATGAAATATTTGGGCAATAA
- a CDS encoding AsmA-like C-terminal region-containing protein: protein MTNTEKKKKSLVSKILKWGSITALVLIIAVISIPFLFKDKIVVMVTNTINNNINATVTFKEADLSLLKHFPLISLTVNDVVVANKAPFVGDTLFNTKELSLSLKLTELFKNSKETLSIKSIATKEGDVNIIFDKEGNGNFDIAKAPEETPTTSSESTFSLNIEDYELEDINFNYIDRGNNTKMSLDSIYHSGEGNFAEDVFNLDTQTTGYLSLDLDKTNYLSNVKISLDAVLGIDLKNSKYTFKENTGYINQLPLEFDGFVQLVDENQLYDLNFKNPTSSFKNALALFPKQYAGNLESIKTEGNFEVNGVVKGTLSEKTIPTFNIEIISKNALFKYADLPKSVTNINIDTKIVNKTGFVKDTYVNIDQFNFKIDDDTFAANGNFKNITTNPYINLTAKGTINLANIGKVYPAPIEQELEGLLNANISTNFDMNSVEKGTYQNIKNSGNITLSNFKYDGKDVANTFYIDKTSIVFNTNTIKLNEFKAKTGSSDLAINGNLDNFYGFIFKDDVLKGNFILNSNNLKVGDFIAESTPVVTEEKTNTETAANSTLKIPAFLDVTLTANAKKVMYDNINLTNVSGQLIIHDETVDLKNLKSDIFGGNIGFDGNVSTQGTTPKFKMDLNLSKLNIGESFGALEMLKSIAPIAKAIEGKMNSTITVSGDLNKDMTPNLKTITGNLLGQLLDTKLKASNSKMLTTLTEKVSFLDINKLNLNEATGAFSFKDGKVTVKPIPLNYQDIGLIISGTHGFDQSMNYNLVFDVPVKYLGTDVTNIIAKLTAKDAASIKSIPVNGTLTGSFNSPKFTSNIKDATTNLVKDLVEKQKNQLINQGKDKLKDLIGGDTKKDSTSTETAKDKVTDKVKDVLGGLFGNKKKDTVKKN, encoded by the coding sequence ATGACAAATACCGAAAAGAAGAAAAAATCTTTAGTCTCAAAAATTCTTAAATGGGGTTCTATAACTGCTCTTGTATTGATAATAGCAGTAATTTCAATTCCCTTTTTGTTTAAAGATAAAATTGTAGTGATGGTAACCAATACCATTAACAACAATATAAACGCAACGGTAACTTTTAAAGAAGCAGACCTTAGTTTACTTAAACACTTTCCATTAATTAGTTTAACGGTAAACGATGTGGTTGTAGCTAATAAAGCACCGTTTGTTGGTGATACTTTATTCAATACAAAAGAATTAAGCTTATCTTTAAAACTAACAGAGCTTTTTAAAAACTCTAAAGAAACGCTTTCTATAAAAAGTATTGCGACCAAAGAAGGAGATGTCAATATTATATTTGATAAAGAAGGAAATGGAAATTTTGATATCGCAAAAGCACCCGAAGAAACGCCAACAACAAGTAGCGAAAGTACTTTTTCATTAAACATCGAAGACTATGAGTTGGAAGACATTAATTTTAATTACATAGACAGAGGTAACAACACCAAAATGAGTTTAGATAGTATTTACCATTCTGGTGAAGGAAATTTTGCTGAAGATGTTTTTAACTTAGATACCCAAACAACAGGTTATTTATCTTTAGACCTAGACAAAACCAACTATTTAAGTAACGTAAAAATTTCTTTAGATGCCGTACTTGGTATCGATTTAAAAAACAGCAAATATACCTTTAAAGAAAATACAGGCTATATAAATCAATTGCCTTTAGAGTTTGATGGTTTTGTTCAATTAGTTGATGAAAACCAATTATATGACCTTAATTTTAAAAACCCTACCTCATCATTTAAAAATGCATTGGCTTTATTTCCGAAACAATATGCAGGTAATTTAGAATCTATTAAAACGGAAGGTAATTTTGAAGTAAATGGTGTGGTAAAAGGAACGTTGTCCGAAAAAACAATACCTACATTTAATATCGAAATTATTTCAAAAAATGCTTTGTTTAAGTATGCCGATTTACCAAAATCTGTAACCAACATAAACATAGATACTAAAATTGTAAACAAAACAGGTTTTGTTAAAGACACATATGTAAATATTGATCAATTCAACTTTAAAATTGATGATGACACTTTTGCTGCAAACGGAAATTTCAAAAACATTACCACCAATCCGTATATTAATTTAACAGCAAAAGGAACTATTAATTTAGCTAATATTGGTAAAGTATATCCTGCTCCTATAGAGCAAGAGTTAGAAGGTCTTTTAAATGCAAATATTTCTACTAATTTTGATATGAACTCTGTTGAAAAAGGAACCTATCAGAACATTAAAAACTCTGGGAACATAACACTTAGTAACTTTAAATATGATGGTAAAGATGTTGCTAATACTTTTTATATTGATAAAACATCTATCGTTTTTAATACAAACACCATTAAATTAAACGAATTTAAAGCTAAAACAGGTAGTTCTGATTTAGCTATCAATGGAAATTTAGATAATTTTTACGGTTTCATTTTTAAAGATGATGTTTTAAAAGGAAACTTTATTTTAAATTCTAACAATTTAAAAGTTGGCGATTTTATTGCAGAAAGTACACCTGTTGTAACAGAAGAAAAAACAAATACAGAGACAGCAGCAAACTCAACCTTAAAAATACCTGCTTTTTTAGATGTAACTCTAACTGCAAATGCTAAAAAAGTAATGTATGACAATATAAACTTAACCAATGTTTCAGGACAATTGATAATTCATGATGAAACAGTAGATTTAAAAAATTTAAAATCTGATATTTTTGGTGGTAATATTGGTTTTGACGGTAATGTTTCTACCCAAGGAACTACACCTAAATTTAAAATGGATTTAAACCTATCTAAATTAAATATTGGAGAATCTTTTGGTGCTTTAGAAATGTTAAAATCTATTGCTCCAATAGCAAAAGCCATAGAAGGAAAAATGAATTCTACAATTACTGTCTCTGGTGATTTAAATAAAGATATGACACCTAATCTAAAAACCATTACTGGAAATTTATTAGGACAGTTGTTAGACACTAAACTAAAAGCTAGTAATTCTAAAATGTTAACCACACTAACAGAAAAAGTAAGTTTTTTAGACATAAATAAACTAAACTTAAACGAAGCAACTGGGGCATTTTCTTTTAAAGATGGTAAAGTTACTGTAAAACCAATTCCTTTAAACTATCAAGATATTGGCTTAATAATTTCAGGGACACACGGTTTTGATCAATCTATGAATTATAACTTAGTTTTTGATGTTCCTGTAAAATATTTAGGTACAGATGTAACCAATATAATAGCTAAACTAACAGCTAAAGATGCTGCAAGTATTAAAAGTATTCCTGTAAACGGAACCTTAACGGGTAGTTTTAATAGCCCTAAATTTACTTCTAATATTAAAGACGCTACAACAAATTTGGTAAAGGATTTAGTTGAAAAACAAAAAAATCAATTGATAAATCAAGGAAAAGATAAGTTGAAAGATTTAATTGGTGGTGACACTAAAAAGGATTCTACCAGTACAGAAACGGCAAAAGATAAGGTTACCGATAAAGTAAAAGATGTTTTAGGTGGTCTTTTTGGAAATAAAAAGAAAGATACTGTAAAGAAAAATTAA
- a CDS encoding S9 family peptidase: MKSTDAKTPVAEKQPTKLEKHGDVRIDNYFWMRLSDEQKNAIDKDTQTEKVVNYLEEENTYYNEVTAYTKPFQGELFEEMKGRIKEDDSSVPYKDNGYFYITRYEIGNQYPIYSRKKENLEADEEVLFNVNEMAKDFDYYQLGGLNISSDNKLAVFATDTVSRRQYFLRIKNLETGEIYKDIIENTTGGSVWANDNKTIFYTKKNPETLRSEKVFRHVLGTPTSEDVEVFHENDDTFGTYVTKSKSDKYIIIGSYNTISTEAQYLDADNPTGAFTMLQPRERDLEYSVAHFGDYFYLLTNKDNAINFKLMKTPITNTTKENWVDVIPHRDDTLLEDFSIFKDYLVLEERTNGLNKIRIKRWDETKDYYLPFNEETYSVGVYANPDFDTDIIRYSYNSFTTPSSVIDFNMKDQSKEVKKEQEVLGGKFKKENYISRRVWVSARDGKKVAISLVYHKDTELNNNTPVLQYAYGSYGYTIPDSFSTTRLSLLDRGFVYALAHIRGSEYLGREWYEDGKMLNKKNTFNDFIDCSQYLIDNNYTSPEHLYAMGGSAGGLLMGAIVNMNPELYNGIIASVPFVDVISTMLDDSIPLTTGEYDEWGNPNDKEYYDYIKSYSPYDQVKAKDYPNILVTTGFHDSQVQYWEPAKWVAKLRELKTDNNLLLLETNMEAGHGGASGRFDALKETAKMYSFFLALEGKLDTK; this comes from the coding sequence ATGAAAAGTACAGATGCAAAAACTCCAGTAGCAGAAAAACAGCCTACAAAGTTAGAAAAACACGGAGATGTTAGAATAGATAATTATTTTTGGATGCGTTTGTCTGATGAGCAAAAAAATGCCATAGATAAAGACACTCAAACTGAAAAAGTAGTAAACTATTTAGAAGAGGAAAACACCTATTATAATGAGGTAACTGCATATACAAAACCGTTTCAAGGAGAATTATTCGAAGAAATGAAAGGTAGAATAAAAGAAGACGATTCTTCTGTACCTTATAAAGACAACGGTTACTTTTATATTACGCGTTATGAAATAGGGAATCAATACCCAATATATAGCCGTAAAAAAGAAAATTTAGAGGCAGACGAAGAAGTTCTTTTTAATGTAAACGAAATGGCTAAAGATTTCGATTATTATCAATTAGGAGGTTTAAATATTTCTTCGGATAATAAATTAGCTGTTTTTGCAACAGATACTGTAAGTAGAAGACAGTATTTTTTAAGAATTAAAAACTTAGAAACTGGTGAAATTTATAAAGATATTATAGAAAACACAACAGGAGGATCTGTTTGGGCAAACGATAATAAAACTATTTTTTACACCAAAAAGAACCCAGAAACGTTAAGAAGTGAAAAGGTTTTTAGACATGTTCTAGGTACACCAACCTCTGAAGATGTAGAAGTTTTTCATGAAAACGACGATACATTTGGTACGTATGTAACCAAATCTAAATCTGATAAATATATTATTATTGGGTCTTATAATACAATCTCTACAGAAGCACAGTATTTAGATGCAGATAATCCAACAGGAGCATTTACAATGCTACAACCTAGAGAAAGAGATTTAGAATATAGTGTTGCGCATTTTGGAGATTATTTTTACTTGTTAACGAATAAAGATAATGCCATTAACTTTAAGTTGATGAAAACTCCAATTACAAATACTACAAAAGAGAATTGGGTAGATGTAATTCCGCATAGAGATGATACTTTATTAGAAGATTTTTCAATATTTAAAGACTATTTAGTTTTAGAAGAGCGTACTAATGGCTTAAATAAAATACGTATTAAGCGTTGGGATGAAACCAAGGATTACTACTTACCTTTTAATGAAGAAACCTATTCTGTGGGCGTGTATGCAAATCCAGATTTCGATACAGATATTATTCGTTATTCATACAATTCTTTTACAACACCAAGTTCTGTGATTGATTTCAATATGAAGGATCAATCTAAAGAGGTTAAAAAGGAACAAGAAGTTTTAGGAGGTAAATTTAAGAAAGAAAATTACATAAGCAGACGTGTTTGGGTAAGTGCTAGAGATGGTAAAAAGGTAGCTATTTCTTTGGTTTATCATAAAGATACAGAGCTAAATAATAACACACCGGTATTGCAATATGCTTATGGTTCTTACGGATATACCATTCCAGATAGTTTTTCTACCACTCGTTTAAGTTTATTAGATAGAGGTTTTGTTTATGCGTTGGCACATATCCGAGGTAGCGAATATTTAGGAAGAGAATGGTATGAAGATGGTAAAATGTTGAATAAGAAAAATACCTTTAATGATTTTATCGATTGTTCTCAGTATTTAATTGATAACAACTACACATCACCAGAGCATTTATACGCTATGGGTGGTTCTGCAGGAGGTTTATTAATGGGAGCTATTGTAAATATGAATCCAGAACTGTATAACGGAATTATTGCTTCTGTACCTTTTGTAGATGTAATTTCTACGATGTTAGATGATAGTATTCCGCTTACAACGGGAGAATATGACGAATGGGGTAACCCAAATGACAAGGAGTATTACGATTATATAAAATCGTATTCACCTTATGACCAAGTAAAAGCAAAAGACTACCCGAATATTTTAGTTACTACAGGTTTTCATGATTCTCAAGTACAATATTGGGAGCCAGCAAAGTGGGTTGCAAAATTACGTGAGTTAAAAACAGACAACAATTTACTGTTATTAGAAACAAATATGGAAGCAGGACACGGAGGTGCTTCAGGGCGTTTTGATGCTTTAAAAGAAACTGCTAAAATGTATTCTTTCTTTTTAGCATTAGAGGGTAAATTAGATACCAAATAA